One stretch of Hevea brasiliensis isolate MT/VB/25A 57/8 chromosome 12, ASM3005281v1, whole genome shotgun sequence DNA includes these proteins:
- the LOC110658622 gene encoding uncharacterized protein LOC110658622 translates to MRRYRRDRISGFCFTLSAAVTLLCCSITWFPFVQEIAPAYLSVLNNHLFVFLLMNALVFVIYHLSNARVAAITTGQNDSASHQLLYDQYVSISSSRWKTIADEEKQLVVFSPASAEAVQPDENIFHNKRTGRSENADCAPVEKNPDRDPAVTETYKADRENKNFRRTRSQKYSVEKIKGSDHRRQLRPSETDRGTPAAVEAVQPDENIFHNKQIVHSDNADCAPVEKNPVRDPAVTETYKADREKKNFRRTRTQKYSSEKIKRSEQRRELRRSETENGREMVVAGGRTLTSKSEQEMSNEEFRLRIESFIASHYNERGL, encoded by the coding sequence ATGAGAAGATACAGGAGAGACAGAATCTCTGGATTCTGTTTTACCCTATCAGCGGCCGTCACTCTCCTTTGCTGCTCCATCACATGGTTTCCGTTCGTCCAAGAGATTGCACCTGCTTATCTCTCCGTTTTGAACAACCATCTGTTCGTTTTTCTTCTCATGAATGCTCTGGTTTTCGTTATCTACCATTTATCCAACGCCAGAGTCGCCGCCATCACCACAGGACAGAACGATTCCGCCTCTCATCAGCTTCTTTACGATCAATACGTCTCGATATCCTCCTCTCGCTGGAAAACAATTGCCGACGAGGAAAAACAATTGGTAGTATTCTCACCGGCCTCAGCGGAGGCCGTTCAACCCGACGAGAATATCTTTCACAACAAACGGACGGGGCGTTCCGAGAATGCTGATTGTGCTCCAGTGGAGAAGAATCCAGATCGTGACCCTGCGGTGACAGAAACTTATAAGGCTGATAGAGAGAATAAGAATTTCAGGAGAACACGATCACAGAAGTACTCAGTAGAGAAGATAAAAGGGAGTGACCATCGACGACAGCTGCGGCCATCGGAAACAGATAGGGGAACACCGGCGGCAGTGGAGGCCGTACAACCCGACGAGAATATCTTTCACAACAAACAGATAGTTCATTCCGACAATGCTGATTGTGCTCCAGTAGAAAAGAATCCAGTTCGTGATCCTGCGGTGACAGAAACTTACAAGGCTGATAGGGAGAAGAAGAATTTCAGGAGAACACGAACACAGAAGTACTCGTCAGAGAAGATAAAAAGAAGTGAACAACGACGAGAGCTGCGGCGATCGGAGACAGAGAACGGAAGAGAAATGGTGGTCGCTGGTGGCCGTACGCTGACGAGTAAGTCGGAGCAAGAAATGAGCAATGAAGAGTTTAGGCTTAGAATTGAGAGTTTCATTGCCAGTCACTACAATGAAAGGGGTCTATAG
- the LOC110658594 gene encoding abscisic acid 8'-hydroxylase 4, translated as MLNSLLWPHANTCLCFYAAVVLCVLVFLIGQLVKMLLSPYQESMPQIPPGSQGLPLIGETLQFMAAINSAKGFYDFVRIRSLRYGNCFKTSIFGQTHVFVSSTESAKAILNNDSGKFTKRYIKSIAELVGDQSLLCASHQHHKLIRSRLINLFSTTSLSLFIQQFDKLLVKSLHTWENEGTIIVLDQALKITFKAMCKMLMSIEDGQELVILQQDIAHVCEAMLAFPLRFPWTRFYKGLKARKRIMSTLEKIMAERRRCSLPNNQQDFLQHLMIGNDDKSCSEQVSRLTDSEIKDNILTMIIAGQDTTASAITWMVKFLGENQNVLDRLYAEQFHIADKTSKRPFVTLEDLNEMPYASKVVKESLRLASIVPWFPRLSLDECEIEGFKIMKGWNINIDAKSIHLDPILYEEPNTFNPSRFDDDSKPYSFVAFGMGGRTCLGMNMARAMMLVFLHRLVTTYKWKVIDSDSSIEKWALFSRLRTGCPIHVSRINTN; from the exons ATGCTTAATTCTCTCCTATGGCCTCATGCAAATACTTGCCTTTGTTTCTACGCAGCTGTTGTTCTCTGTGTCTTGGTTTTTTTAATCGGCCAACTTGTGAAGATGCTGTTGTCTCCTTATCAGGAATCCATGCCTCAAATTCCTCCTGGTAGTCAAGGACTACCATTGATTGGAGAGACCCTACAGTTCATGGCCGCCATTAATAGTGCCAAAGGTTTCTATGACTTTGTCAGAATTCGCAgtctaag GTATGGAAATTGCTTCAAGACCAGCATATTTGGGCAGACCCATGTTTTTGTTTCGAGTACAGAGTCGGCTAAGGCAATCTTAAACAATGATTCGGGTAAATTTACCAAGAGATACATCAAATCAATTGCAGAGCTTGTTGGGGATCAAAGCCTACTGTGTGCTTCTCACCAACACCACAAACTCATACGTAGCAGATTGATAAATCTGTTCTCCACCACTTCTCTTTCATTGTTCATCCAACAATTTGATAAACTACTTGTGAAGAGTCTTCACACCTGGGAAAATGAGGGCACTATCATTGTACTTGACCAAGCACTTAAG ATAACCTTCAAAGCCATGTGCAAGATGTTGATGAGCATAGAGGATGGGCAAGAACTAGTAATTTTGCAACAGGACATAGCCCACGTTTGTGAAGCGATGTTGGCATTTCCTCTGAGGTTTCCCTGGACTAGATTCTACAAAGGGCTCAAG GCCAGGAAAAGAATCATGAGCACGTTAGAGAAGATAATGGCTGAAAGAAGACGATGCTCACTACCCAATAATCAACAAGATTTTCTGCAACATCTTATGATAGGCAATGATGATAAATCATGTTCTGAACAAGTCTCGAGGCTGACAGATTCAGAGATCAAGGATAATATATTAACCATGATAATTGCAG GTCAAGATACAACAGCAAGTGCTATCACATGGATGGTCAAGTTCCTTGGTGAAAACCAGAATGTTTTAGACAGACTTTAC GCTGAGCAATTTCACATTGCGGACAAAACTTCAAAGAGGCCATTTGTTACTCTGGAAGATCTTAATGAGATGCCTTACGCTTCAAAG GTAGTCAAAGAATCCTTAAGGTTGGCATCTATAGTACCCTGGTTTCCAAGATTATCACTTGATGAATGTGAGATTGAAG GATTTAAGATAATGAAAGGGTGGAACATTAACATTGATGCTAAATCAATACACCTTGATCCTATTCTATACGAAGAACCCAATACTTTCAATCCTTCAAGATTTGAT GATGATTCTAAGCCATATAGTTTCGTAGCATTTGGAATGGGAGGAAGGACATGCCTAGGAATGAACATGGCTAGAGCCATGATGCTAGTTTTCCTCCACCGTCTTGTCACCACATACAA GTGGAAGGTGATAGATTCAGACTCGAGTATTGAAAAATGGGCTCTTTTCTCCAGATTAAGAACTGGTTGTCCAATACATGTATCACGTATTAATACAAATTAA